In the genome of Pseudanabaena mucicola str. Chao 1806, the window TGCGCCAATAAAAGTTTCACAGATGCGTGTCACTGCGGGCACTCCAATGGTTCTGCCAAATAACACGGGCATCATCAAGTTAGCAGCAGCGAATCGAGTTTCCCCTTGGGATGGCTTAATGCAGCTTACTGGTGCTGCGGCAAGTTTACCGAATGCGCCTGTGACAGAACAAACTCCTAACTTCCCATCCAAGTCTACATCGGTTCAGCCAAGCTTGCCTGTAGCAGCCGAGCCAGCTCTTAAGATTGCTGTTTCTCTATTCCCATTTGCTCCTGAGCAACTATTTGGAGAACTGGGTGGTAGTGCAAAGAAAAATTTGGCAACATCCACAACAGCCCTCAATGTGCCAGCACGTTCTATCTCGGCTCCCTCCATTCCTGCTGGAATTGCAACTGAGCAGTTGAGTGCCAATCGCTCAGCACCACTTGAAGCTAATCCATCTCAGCCAGTAGCTGAGCCTAAAATTCAGTTTTCTGCAAAGATTGCCATAGCTTTAGCAATTCCCCAGATTCCTGCTTCTTTGGTGTCTGAGCAAAAAGTTAGTTTGGGGAATGCTCCAATTGAAGCCATTAGTCAACCTGCATCTGAGCCAACTGTCAAATCCGCGCCAGTTGCGCTAATGACAGCACCAACTGTGCCTGCTAATCGAGCGATTGAGCAAAGTACTAACTCTATGTATCAACCCGCTGGGGTGGTTGCTCAACCTGCATCTGAGCCTAATTTGCAGATTCCCGCTAAACTTGCAGCAAACTTAGCACCTAAAGTTCCTGTATCTTTGTCAGTGGAACAGGCAACTAGTAATGGTAAGCCTAGTCAAGTTTCTTTGTTGCCAGATTCTGAGTCAAGAATGACTTCCTTGGAAGTGAAGCGGTTAGAGACTGAGGTAGAAAAATTGAATGCTAAGGTGCGTGATGCTGAAATTAAAGAAGCAGCACGCAAAGCAGAAGAAGCCCGTCGTTTAGAATCCGTGAAGATTGCTGCTGCAAACTTAAATGCTTCACCTAATCCTGATCGCAATTTTGATGCGAGCCGTAGTGCGATTGCTAGCCCTAGTGATCGTTCAGGAGTTATCCCTGAACTGCCACAGTTGACTGCTAGGGCTTACCTGCCCGATGTCAATGATTATGGATTATCAACTGGATTCATCTGGCCAGCAGACGGTATATTCACCTCTGGTTTTGGTTGGAGATGGGGGCGCATCCATGCAGGGATTGACATTGCTGCACCGATTGGTACACCTATTTTGGCAGCAGCTTCTGGTGTTGTAGAATATGCCAATTGGAATGATGGGGGCTACGGCAACATGATTGATATTCGTCATGCTGATGGCACGATCACCAGATATGCTCACATGAATGATCTATATGTCAAGGAAGGGCAAACCGTTAGTCAAGGTCAAACCATTGGCTCAATGGGTAGCACTGGTTTTAGTACTGGTCCTCACCTTCACTTTGAGATCCGTCCTAATGGTGGTAGTGCGATCGATCCAATGACATTTCTGGCTAGTGCTAAACGCTAAAGAGTAGAAAAAATACAGGTAGTGCATCGCGCTACCTGTGTTTTTATTTTTTGGGCAAAGTATAGTGTGAATGTTTTCTGCTAAAGTGATGAGAGCAAAAATTCTTCTTAAATAAAC includes:
- a CDS encoding peptidoglycan DD-metalloendopeptidase family protein, with product MKKISSKDEELTTNVSLTLADKVSSLKVRRSLAAIGFALSAGTVGVLVSQQSANNNLKATPVTTSSRTLADVMAQNQERKYEMARTAIASGIWDNTQGVTVHEVREDETLWKLTQIYQVDAAAIAASNGISANTELQPRMKLMIPPVNGLVHKVKPGDTLEAISSYYNVPKNEIIKFTSLSSGDFLAIDQPLVIPGNVATLMQVKEGHVRRQLLAEKERLMQRLQELEGKKSTATLAVADSKDNVADSVISKQPKYIAYKVQNGDTIETIARRYGITQKSIIEANKLENPQWLELNQELKLPQNRNLPVIQTVAAANNEKPFKDVLLPVGDLSASNATANVNSAVAPIKVSQMRVTAGTPMVLPNNTGIIKLAAANRVSPWDGLMQLTGAAASLPNAPVTEQTPNFPSKSTSVQPSLPVAAEPALKIAVSLFPFAPEQLFGELGGSAKKNLATSTTALNVPARSISAPSIPAGIATEQLSANRSAPLEANPSQPVAEPKIQFSAKIAIALAIPQIPASLVSEQKVSLGNAPIEAISQPASEPTVKSAPVALMTAPTVPANRAIEQSTNSMYQPAGVVAQPASEPNLQIPAKLAANLAPKVPVSLSVEQATSNGKPSQVSLLPDSESRMTSLEVKRLETEVEKLNAKVRDAEIKEAARKAEEARRLESVKIAAANLNASPNPDRNFDASRSAIASPSDRSGVIPELPQLTARAYLPDVNDYGLSTGFIWPADGIFTSGFGWRWGRIHAGIDIAAPIGTPILAAASGVVEYANWNDGGYGNMIDIRHADGTITRYAHMNDLYVKEGQTVSQGQTIGSMGSTGFSTGPHLHFEIRPNGGSAIDPMTFLASAKR